GACAAAGTGAAAAGCGAGGAAATCCGCAGCTCTTTCCTTGATTTCTTTAAGGGCAAGGGACATCTTGTCCTGCCCGGCTCTTCCCTGGTGCCCCGTGATGACCCCACCCTCCTTTTCACCAGCGCAGGGATGGTCCAGTTCAAGCCATATTTCCTGGGGACAGAATCCCCCCCTGCCCCCCGCCTGGCCACATGCCAGAAGTGCTTCCGCATGTCCGACCTGGAGGCGGTGGGGGACAACCGGCACCTCACCTTCTTTGAGATGCTGGGCAACTTCAGCATCGGCGATTACTTCAAGAAGGAGGCCATCGCCTGGGCCTGGGAGTATGTCACCCAAACGCTGGGCCTGGCCCCGGAGCGCCTGTGGGCCACCATATACTCGGACGATGAGGAGGCGTATGCCCTCTGGAAAGGGGTGGGGGTACCGGAGGGGCGTATCCGCCGCTTCGGGGAGGAGGACAATTTCTGGGGGCCGGTGGGGGGGGAGGGCCCCTGCGGCCCCTGCAGCGAAATCCACTACGACTTCGGCGAAGAATACGGCTGCGGGCGGCCCGACTGCCAGCCCAACTGCAAACAACCTGACTGCCCCCGCTTCCTGGAAATCTGGAACCTGGTCTTTGTCCAGTTCAACCAGGACCGCCAGAAGGGGCGCACCCCCCTGGCCAAGAAGCACATAGATACCGGCGCCGGCCTGGAGCGCCTGGCGGCCGCCGTGGCCGGAAAGCCCTCGGTCTATGAGACAGACCTGTTCTGGCCACTGATTGAGCATATGTCGTTGATGGCCACGCATGAGTACCAGTCGCATCCATATGTAACCGCAGAGGAACTAGCTTCCAGGCGGCACAGCGTGATGTCCCCCAAGGAGAGGATTGCGTTCGGTCTCATGCACGAACATCGCGACCGCGCTACCCGCATAGTGGTAGAGCACGCCCGGGGCCTCGCTTTCCTCCTGGCCGACGGGGTGATGCCTTCCGACAAGGGGAGAGGCAACGTCGTAAGAAGGCTCCTGCACCGGGCCGCCCTCTTCGGCCGCAGGCTGGACATCAAAAAACCCTTCCTTATGGAGATGGTCGGTCAGGTCATCGGCCTCATGGGACCCGTTTACCCTGAGCTGAATGAGTTCCCTATCCGCAAGGTAGTGGGACAGGAGGAGGAGCGCTTCTCACGCACCCTGGAGGCGGCGTTGGTCCTCTTAAACGAGGTAATAGAGAAGGTGAGGGATAGCGGGGTTATCCCGGGGGAAGTCGCCTTCCAACTTCACGACACCTATGGCTTGGATTTGGAGCTTACCCGGGAGCTGGCAAGGGAGCGGGGCCTGGAAGTGGACACAGAGGGCTTTGAGCGGGAGATGGAGAGGCAGCGGGAGCGGGCAAGGGCCGCGCAAAGTGCAGGCCTGGAAAGGAAGGAGGGGATGCCTGCTCTCACACTGTCTCCGACAAGCGGCCCCTCGGGCTCCATTGTGACGATCAGCGGCACGGGCTTCCCCCCCTACACGGCGGTGTCGTCTCTGACCATTGGGAACCTCCCAATTTTGCCCTCGCCGACCCCGGCTACAGACGGAAGCGGGAACTTCTCCACAACCATCACGGTTCCTGGCCTGCCTCCTGGCCCTACTGTCGTCGCAGTTACGATAGATGGAATAACGGGGAGTATCATCTTTACGGTAACAGCAGCTGCGGTATTTGCCCGACCCTCCTTCGTAGGGCATGAGGAACTTAGCCACCTCACGCTGGTGGGGGCGCTTGCGCGGGACGGCCAGTTCATCCTGCCCGGCGGCAAGTTAGTAGAAAGGGCTGGAGTAGGGGAGGAAGTGGAGGTAGTGCTTGCGGAAACCCCCTTCTACGGGGAGAAAGGGGGCCAAGTGGGGGACACAGGGGAGATTATTGGTCCTCACGGCAGGGCTACTGTTACGGATACCTTTTGGCGGGGGGATATCATCTTTCACAGGACGAAAGTAACAGATGGCTTTCTATCCCTCATGGACAGGGTGGAAGCCCGGGTGGACGCCGAGAGGCGGCTGGACATCGCCCGCAACCACACCGCCACCCACCTCCTCCAGGCCGCTTTGAGAAAGGTCCTGGGGGCCCATGTGCGGCAGAAAGGCTCCCTGGTGGCCCCGGAAAGGCTCCGCTTTGACTTCACCCACCTGGAGGCCCCTTCCCCTGAGGAACTACGAAAGGTGGAGGCCCTGGTCAACAGCTACATCCGCGCCAACCTCCCCGTGGTCTCCCGCACCAGGCCCTATAAAGAGGCCCTGGAGCAGGGGGCCATCGCCCTCTTTGAGGAGAAATACGGGGAGGAGGTCCGGGTCCTGGAGATAGGCCAACCCACCCTGAGCATGGAGCTCTGCGGGGGGACCCACCTCCGGGCCACCGGCGAGATAGGCCCCTTCCTCATCACCACCGAGGCCAGCATCGGCGCCGGGCTCAGGCGCATCGAGGCCCTCACCGGGCGCGGTGCCGAGCATTATGTAAAGGAGTGCCTCGCTATCCTGGGGCAGGCAGGCACCTCGGTTGGCGGCACCACCGAGGAGCTCCTGAAGAAGATTGACGGCCTCAAGCAGGACCTGGAAAAGGAGCGGAAGAAGGCCCTGGCCCTGGAAAGGGAGCTTCAGCGGCATACGGCCCAGGAACTGCTGTCCCGCGTGGAGACAGTGAACGGGATATGCCTGCTCTCGGCCAGGGTCAAGGCCAGCCGGCAGGAGGCCCTGAGGGAGATGGGGGACATCCTCAGGGACAAAATCAAGAGCGGGGTGGTGGTGCTGGGCGCGGTGATTGACGAGCGGCCCAGCTTTCTGGCCATGGTCACCCCCGACCTGGTGGCTGGGGGCCTCCACGCCGGGGAGATAGTCAAGGCCGTGGCCCAGGTGGCGGGGGGTGGAGGGGGCGGCAGGCCGGAGATGGCCCAGGCCGGGGGAAAGGACAAGAACAAAATAGACCAGGCCCTCCAGCTCCCCCGGAAGCTCCTCCAGAAAGGCGCATGAGGTCCCTGGCCCTGGATGTGGGGGAGAAGGGCATCGGCCTGGCAATGAGCGATGCCGATGGCCTTATGGCACACCCCCGTGGTGCCCTGGTGAGGAAGGGGGAGGAAAAGGACATAGAGGCCATCCTGGACATGATAAAAGCGGAAGGGGTGGAGCGGGTGGTGGTGGGCCTGCCCCGTTCGCTGAATGGTTCCCTCGGCCCCCAGGCCAGGACCATCCTGGCCTTCGTGGAGGCCCTGAAGGCAAAGGCCCCCGTGCCCGTGGAGGTCTGGGACGAGAAGCTCTCCACCGCCGAGGCAGAGAGGCTCCTTCTGGAAGCCGGCCACCGCCGGCCCTCAAAGGCAAGGCTGGATGCCGCCGCTGCTACTATCATTCTCCAGGGCTACCTTGACCAGAGGCGATTCCAGAGGCCATGACCACATATATCGCCCTCATCGGCTACCCCCTGGGGCACTCCATCTCCCCTCTCTTCCAGCAGGCGGCCCTGGACCACTACCACCTGGATACAAAATACCTGGCCTGGGAGGTAGCACCAGAGGGGCTTGCCGGGGCCCTGGAGAGGCTCCGCCGCCCGGAGAACCTGGGAGCGAATATTACCATCCCCTATAAGGAGAAGGCCCTGCCCTCCCTTGACCGCCTGGAGGGACAGGTCCGGGAGATAGGAGCAGTGAACACGATAGCCAAAGACAAGGACGCCCTGGTGGGCTACAACACCGACGGGCCTGCATTTCTCAAGGCACTCCGAGAGAAGGGCGACCTGGAGCCCCGGGGCCAGGATGTGGTCCTCCTGGGGGCGGGTGGGGCGGCCCGGGCCCTGGCCTTCTCCCTCCTCCGTGCCGGCATCCGCTCCCTCACCATCTACAACCGGGGCCTGGAGAGGGCACGAAAGCTGGCTGGGGACCTGGAAGAAGTCCTGGCCCCCGGCCAGGGGGTCCAGGCCCTCCCCTGGGAAGAAAGGCTCTCCGGCCTCCCCCCCTGCCAGCTCATCGTCCAGGCCACCCCCCTGGGCACCACAGGGGAAAACCCCCAGTCTCCCCTCCCTGCCCAACTTATCCCCCGGGGTGTGCTGGCCTATGACCTGGTATATAATCCCCCCGAGACCCCCTTCCTGAAGGAAGCCAAGAAGGCGGGGGCCAGGGCCCTGGGGGGGCTGGCCATGCTGGTCTATCAGGGGGCGGCCTCGTTTGGACTGTGGACGGGGAGGGAGGCACCCGTTGACGTGATGTTCCACACGGCAGAAAAGGCGCTAAAATCATCTCAAGGAAAGGTTTAAGATGCTGAGGTTTTTAACCGCAGGG
This genomic interval from Chloroflexota bacterium contains the following:
- the ruvX gene encoding Holliday junction resolvase RuvX; the protein is MRSLALDVGEKGIGLAMSDADGLMAHPRGALVRKGEEKDIEAILDMIKAEGVERVVVGLPRSLNGSLGPQARTILAFVEALKAKAPVPVEVWDEKLSTAEAERLLLEAGHRRPSKARLDAAAATIILQGYLDQRRFQRP
- the aroE gene encoding shikimate dehydrogenase; the protein is MTTYIALIGYPLGHSISPLFQQAALDHYHLDTKYLAWEVAPEGLAGALERLRRPENLGANITIPYKEKALPSLDRLEGQVREIGAVNTIAKDKDALVGYNTDGPAFLKALREKGDLEPRGQDVVLLGAGGAARALAFSLLRAGIRSLTIYNRGLERARKLAGDLEEVLAPGQGVQALPWEERLSGLPPCQLIVQATPLGTTGENPQSPLPAQLIPRGVLAYDLVYNPPETPFLKEAKKAGARALGGLAMLVYQGAASFGLWTGREAPVDVMFHTAEKALKSSQGKV
- the alaS gene encoding alanine--tRNA ligase, producing MKSEEIRSSFLDFFKGKGHLVLPGSSLVPRDDPTLLFTSAGMVQFKPYFLGTESPPAPRLATCQKCFRMSDLEAVGDNRHLTFFEMLGNFSIGDYFKKEAIAWAWEYVTQTLGLAPERLWATIYSDDEEAYALWKGVGVPEGRIRRFGEEDNFWGPVGGEGPCGPCSEIHYDFGEEYGCGRPDCQPNCKQPDCPRFLEIWNLVFVQFNQDRQKGRTPLAKKHIDTGAGLERLAAAVAGKPSVYETDLFWPLIEHMSLMATHEYQSHPYVTAEELASRRHSVMSPKERIAFGLMHEHRDRATRIVVEHARGLAFLLADGVMPSDKGRGNVVRRLLHRAALFGRRLDIKKPFLMEMVGQVIGLMGPVYPELNEFPIRKVVGQEEERFSRTLEAALVLLNEVIEKVRDSGVIPGEVAFQLHDTYGLDLELTRELARERGLEVDTEGFEREMERQRERARAAQSAGLERKEGMPALTLSPTSGPSGSIVTISGTGFPPYTAVSSLTIGNLPILPSPTPATDGSGNFSTTITVPGLPPGPTVVAVTIDGITGSIIFTVTAAAVFARPSFVGHEELSHLTLVGALARDGQFILPGGKLVERAGVGEEVEVVLAETPFYGEKGGQVGDTGEIIGPHGRATVTDTFWRGDIIFHRTKVTDGFLSLMDRVEARVDAERRLDIARNHTATHLLQAALRKVLGAHVRQKGSLVAPERLRFDFTHLEAPSPEELRKVEALVNSYIRANLPVVSRTRPYKEALEQGAIALFEEKYGEEVRVLEIGQPTLSMELCGGTHLRATGEIGPFLITTEASIGAGLRRIEALTGRGAEHYVKECLAILGQAGTSVGGTTEELLKKIDGLKQDLEKERKKALALERELQRHTAQELLSRVETVNGICLLSARVKASRQEALREMGDILRDKIKSGVVVLGAVIDERPSFLAMVTPDLVAGGLHAGEIVKAVAQVAGGGGGGRPEMAQAGGKDKNKIDQALQLPRKLLQKGA